The Candidatus Manganitrophus noduliformans genome includes a window with the following:
- the tolB gene encoding Tol-Pal system beta propeller repeat protein TolB, which produces MRVRIFVLLLLGFFAAAGGSDAADVFIGTTRSGYEKIPLMIVPFQGEGSSAEQVLLAETVLRADLERSQFFTIVERSKVASATGKTGAPEATLIADAGKAGVQVLAWAKLIPKGDDWALESYAYETAKGEQVVAVRMIGDRKSVRMMAHRFADKLVSHFTGEPGIAQTKIAYISDITGKKEVYLMDYDGANEMRITADRNIVISPRWSSDAGQIAYTSYREGNPDIYFLDLGTGRRQRMVSFPGLNISAAWSPKGDRVAFATTKDGNAEIYTMRPDGTELKRITFNTADDLSPSWSPTGRQIAFTSDRGGTPQVYVMDADGSNARRLTFNGNYNTSASWSPKGDWIAYACRNEERWLKICIDSVDGQQSMRLTESGSWDDESPSWALNGRDLTFTSNRTGKNQIYTIHADGTGLIRLTSNGASNTAPAWSPR; this is translated from the coding sequence GTGCGGGTCAGGATTTTCGTTTTACTTCTTTTAGGATTTTTTGCGGCGGCGGGGGGAAGCGATGCGGCCGATGTCTTCATCGGGACGACCCGCTCCGGCTACGAGAAAATTCCTTTGATGATCGTTCCGTTTCAGGGGGAGGGTTCGAGCGCCGAGCAGGTCTTGCTGGCCGAGACCGTCCTTCGGGCCGATCTGGAGCGATCGCAATTCTTCACGATCGTCGAGCGAAGCAAGGTGGCTTCCGCCACAGGAAAGACCGGCGCGCCGGAAGCGACCCTCATCGCGGATGCCGGGAAAGCGGGCGTGCAGGTCTTGGCCTGGGCCAAATTGATCCCCAAAGGGGACGATTGGGCCCTGGAGAGTTACGCCTATGAGACCGCCAAGGGGGAGCAGGTGGTCGCGGTGCGAATGATCGGCGATCGGAAATCGGTCCGGATGATGGCCCATCGCTTCGCGGATAAACTCGTCTCCCACTTCACGGGGGAACCGGGGATCGCTCAGACAAAGATCGCCTACATTTCGGATATCACCGGCAAGAAAGAGGTCTATTTGATGGATTACGACGGCGCCAATGAAATGCGGATCACCGCCGATCGAAACATCGTTATCTCTCCCCGCTGGTCGTCCGATGCCGGGCAGATCGCCTACACTTCTTACCGGGAGGGGAATCCCGATATCTACTTTCTTGACCTCGGAACCGGGCGGCGGCAGCGGATGGTTTCCTTCCCGGGGCTCAATATCTCGGCCGCCTGGTCGCCGAAGGGGGACCGGGTCGCCTTCGCGACGACGAAAGACGGCAATGCGGAAATTTACACCATGCGGCCGGACGGCACCGAATTAAAACGGATCACCTTCAATACGGCGGATGACCTCTCTCCCTCCTGGTCTCCGACCGGAAGGCAGATCGCATTTACCTCCGACCGGGGGGGAACCCCTCAAGTGTATGTGATGGATGCCGACGGATCGAACGCCCGCCGCCTGACGTTCAACGGGAACTACAATACTTCTGCGTCGTGGTCACCGAAAGGGGATTGGATCGCTTACGCCTGCCGGAACGAAGAGAGATGGCTGAAGATTTGTATCGACAGCGTCGACGGTCAGCAATCGATGCGGCTGACCGAAAGCGGATCATGGGATGATGAATCTCCCTCCTGGGCCCTCAATGGGAGAGATTTGACCTTTACATCGAATCGAACCGGGAAAAATCAGATCTACACGATCCATGCGGACGGAACCGGATTGATCCGCCTGACCTCGAACGGGGCGAGCAACACCGCCCCGGCCTGGTCGCCAAGGTAA
- the pal gene encoding peptidoglycan-associated lipoprotein Pal has product MRRSLSTFAALVILFSSVVLIGCPKKVPSTEGSAGLSRERSGTGDQGEPGSDARSLPPPPTEERLDPLAKEAPMPEETPSGGAEGGEGVASLRDVFFEFDQWVIGPESRNLLEADAEWLAAHPEAKIQIEGHADERGTEEYNLALGERRAKSVMNFLVNLGVSPSRLSSISYGEEKPFCSERSESCYERNRRAHFVIAPR; this is encoded by the coding sequence ATGAGAAGAAGTCTCTCAACCTTTGCAGCGCTGGTTATCTTATTCTCATCGGTTGTGTTGATCGGGTGTCCTAAAAAGGTCCCCTCGACCGAAGGGTCGGCCGGGCTTTCGAGGGAGCGGTCAGGAACGGGAGATCAGGGGGAGCCGGGATCGGACGCCCGGTCGCTTCCTCCCCCTCCGACGGAAGAGCGGCTCGACCCGCTGGCAAAAGAGGCGCCGATGCCGGAGGAGACGCCGTCCGGCGGGGCCGAAGGAGGAGAGGGGGTCGCCTCGCTTCGGGATGTCTTCTTCGAATTTGATCAGTGGGTGATCGGGCCGGAGTCGAGAAATCTTTTGGAGGCCGATGCCGAATGGCTGGCGGCCCATCCGGAGGCGAAGATTCAGATCGAAGGACATGCCGATGAGCGGGGGACCGAAGAGTACAACCTGGCCCTCGGTGAGCGGCGGGCCAAGTCGGTGATGAACTTTCTGGTTAATCTGGGGGTCAGCCCCTCCCGGCTCTCTTCGATCAGCTACGGCGAGGAAAAACCCTTCTGCAGCGAACGGTCGGAGAGTTGTTATGAGCGGAACCGCCGGGCCCATTTTGTAATCGCCCCGCGATAA
- the pal gene encoding peptidoglycan-associated lipoprotein Pal → MKMRSGFWVLVGVGLLLAQAGCGKKVTPTSGTAALSEENASSSLPSGGVTEEGIREERVQSDSMAMQDGAGDPMAASAAEEAGELLDVFFEYDQAILKEESKMNLQKNAQRLMTERVKIRIEGHADERGTEEYNLALGERRAQAVKRFLTALGVDKNRINTISFGEERPFCKEPSENCYKENRRAHFVLTP, encoded by the coding sequence ATGAAAATGAGATCAGGTTTTTGGGTGTTGGTTGGAGTCGGTCTGCTGTTGGCGCAAGCAGGATGCGGGAAAAAAGTCACCCCCACGTCGGGCACGGCGGCATTGAGCGAGGAGAATGCCTCTTCAAGCCTTCCTTCGGGAGGGGTGACGGAGGAAGGAATTCGGGAAGAGCGGGTTCAGAGCGATTCCATGGCGATGCAGGACGGAGCGGGTGATCCGATGGCGGCGTCCGCGGCTGAGGAGGCCGGCGAGCTGCTCGATGTTTTCTTTGAATACGACCAGGCGATCTTGAAGGAAGAATCGAAGATGAATCTGCAAAAGAACGCCCAGCGTCTGATGACCGAAAGGGTGAAGATTCGAATCGAGGGACACGCCGATGAGCGGGGGACCGAGGAGTACAATCTGGCGCTCGGGGAGCGGCGGGCCCAAGCGGTGAAGCGCTTCTTGACCGCGCTCGGCGTCGATAAGAACCGGATCAACACGATCAGCTTCGGCGAAGAGCGGCCGTTCTGCAAAGAGCCGAGCGAGAACTGCTACAAAGAGAATCGCCGGGCCCATTTTGTGTTGACGCCATAA
- the ybgF gene encoding tol-pal system protein YbgF produces the protein MDSLRNGILGGMVLFISLTGCALQSSMVEMESDVDTMRRHNRELQGRLERLEKGALTPGTPASGSKLPAEMVVRMDGLGTDLQMLTGRVDEGNHLLSSLSKRMEDQSFRTEELLSRLDALEARVQALEKGAPVKAPDPNEGKTILPGRTIDPKSSGASLTPTEAYNLAYNDYLRGNYDIAIMGFQNFVRQYPGSGLIPQAIYWTGESYYNKRSYNKAIEQFELVLRDYPKSEKAPNALLKEGFAYLEMGDRIKGRLFLKKVIENFPNSNESNLAKDKLASLR, from the coding sequence TTGGATTCTCTTCGAAACGGTATTTTGGGGGGGATGGTTTTATTCATCTCCCTGACGGGGTGCGCGCTTCAGTCGAGCATGGTCGAGATGGAAAGTGATGTCGATACGATGCGAAGGCATAATCGAGAGCTTCAAGGCCGGCTCGAGCGGCTTGAAAAGGGGGCGCTGACCCCCGGCACCCCCGCCTCCGGTTCGAAACTCCCGGCGGAGATGGTTGTCCGGATGGACGGTTTGGGGACCGACCTGCAGATGCTGACCGGCCGGGTGGACGAGGGGAATCATCTCCTCTCCTCCCTGTCGAAGCGGATGGAGGACCAATCGTTCCGAACGGAAGAGTTGTTGAGCCGGCTCGATGCCTTGGAGGCGCGGGTCCAGGCGTTGGAGAAGGGGGCCCCGGTCAAGGCCCCCGATCCCAACGAGGGAAAAACGATTCTGCCGGGAAGGACGATCGATCCGAAATCGAGTGGCGCCTCTCTGACGCCGACTGAAGCGTATAATCTTGCCTATAACGACTATCTCAGGGGGAATTACGACATCGCCATTATGGGGTTCCAGAATTTCGTCCGACAATATCCCGGCTCGGGGCTGATTCCGCAGGCGATTTATTGGACCGGCGAGAGTTACTACAATAAACGGTCGTACAACAAAGCGATCGAGCAATTCGAGCTGGTTCTTCGAGATTATCCGAAGAGCGAGAAGGCGCCGAACGCCCTTTTGAAGGAAGGGTTCGCTTACCTGGAAATGGGCGACCGGATCAAAGGGAGGCTCTTCTTGAAAAAGGTCATCGAGAATTTTCCCAATTCCAACGAATCGAACCTCGCCAAGGACAAGCTCGCCAGCCTCCGGTAA
- the mutL gene encoding DNA mismatch repair endonuclease MutL has product MPKINILPEGLANKIAAGEVVERPASVVKELVENAIDAGSRRIFVSLLEGGIRRIAVQDDGEGMAREDALLAFQRHATSKVAEEADLSTIATLGFRGEALPSIASVAKIRLITQAAAETEGTEVLLEGGQVLGVKAVGAPKGSLFEVTDLFYNTPARKKFLKSAQTELSHASDVLFHLALSHPMIHFRLTHGKKILLDAPAVSDLKDRILQLFGEEVFVRLMEAHGEGHLSTGKSLEEGEEKGLYVDTFFSRPPLRGNHRKDQYLFVNQRPVRSPLLSHAVYDAYGSYLMKGEHPFFILFLSIDPAAVDVNVHPMKREVRFQQSDPVHEAVRRVIRTTLSFAGMDELPVAVPLERLIPIQPNPLDRTKQPQLRWVGWPERAAEAGAAYWSAEKGIIQTEQIRNQEQIGFHSAFPPSHSPSPLIRPLGQIYGTFLLAEIEGEFALIDQHTAHERILYERFLERWRALQHPSIEGKGDAGPFSAVQPLLVPQQIDLPVTKAGLLRDYLKDLALFGWGIEHFGETTFLVREVPALISKIRLESFLHDLTDDLAQTEVSSKAEQPILNVIASMACHGAIRANQPLTPPEIEALLKDYFEMKTPPTCPHGRPILLRYPLLELEKLFRRK; this is encoded by the coding sequence TTGCCGAAAATTAATATCCTTCCAGAAGGCTTAGCCAACAAAATCGCCGCCGGCGAAGTCGTCGAGCGGCCCGCCTCCGTCGTGAAGGAGCTGGTTGAGAATGCCATCGACGCCGGCAGCCGCCGGATTTTCGTCTCCCTTTTGGAGGGGGGGATCCGCCGGATTGCGGTGCAAGACGACGGGGAGGGGATGGCGCGCGAAGATGCGCTCCTCGCCTTCCAGCGGCACGCGACGAGCAAGGTGGCGGAAGAGGCCGATCTCTCCACCATCGCGACCCTCGGATTTCGGGGGGAGGCTTTGCCGAGCATCGCGTCGGTCGCAAAAATTCGGCTGATCACCCAAGCCGCGGCGGAGACCGAAGGGACCGAAGTCCTTTTGGAAGGGGGGCAGGTGTTGGGGGTCAAAGCGGTCGGTGCGCCGAAGGGATCGCTCTTCGAGGTGACCGATCTTTTCTACAACACCCCCGCGCGAAAGAAGTTCCTGAAGTCGGCGCAGACCGAGCTGAGCCATGCCAGCGATGTCCTCTTCCACCTGGCGCTTTCTCACCCGATGATCCATTTTCGACTCACCCACGGGAAGAAGATCCTTCTCGACGCTCCCGCCGTCTCCGATCTGAAAGACCGAATTCTCCAGCTCTTCGGAGAAGAAGTTTTCGTGCGGCTGATGGAGGCCCATGGGGAGGGCCATCTCTCCACCGGAAAGTCTCTGGAGGAGGGGGAGGAGAAGGGGCTCTACGTCGATACTTTTTTCTCCCGCCCGCCGCTTCGGGGGAACCACCGAAAGGATCAATATCTCTTCGTCAATCAACGTCCGGTCCGAAGCCCCCTTCTCTCCCATGCCGTTTATGACGCCTATGGAAGCTATTTGATGAAGGGAGAGCATCCGTTCTTCATCCTCTTTCTTTCGATCGATCCGGCGGCGGTCGATGTCAATGTCCATCCGATGAAGCGGGAGGTCCGCTTCCAGCAGTCCGATCCGGTCCATGAGGCGGTCCGCCGCGTCATCCGGACGACCCTTTCCTTCGCCGGGATGGATGAACTGCCGGTGGCGGTGCCGCTCGAGCGGCTGATCCCGATCCAGCCGAATCCGTTGGATCGTACGAAGCAGCCGCAATTGCGATGGGTCGGATGGCCCGAGCGGGCCGCAGAAGCCGGGGCAGCGTACTGGTCGGCTGAAAAGGGAATCATTCAGACAGAACAGATACGGAATCAAGAGCAGATCGGTTTTCACTCCGCATTCCCTCCCTCTCATTCCCCATCCCCTCTGATTCGCCCTCTGGGGCAGATCTATGGAACCTTTCTCCTGGCGGAGATCGAGGGGGAGTTTGCCTTGATCGATCAGCACACGGCGCACGAGCGGATTCTCTACGAGCGTTTCCTCGAGCGATGGCGCGCGCTGCAGCATCCTTCGATCGAAGGAAAAGGCGATGCCGGCCCGTTCAGCGCCGTGCAGCCGCTGCTTGTTCCGCAGCAGATCGATCTCCCCGTCACGAAGGCGGGTCTCTTGAGGGATTATTTGAAAGATCTGGCCCTTTTCGGGTGGGGGATCGAGCATTTCGGGGAGACGACCTTCCTGGTCCGCGAGGTGCCGGCGTTGATCTCGAAGATCCGTCTCGAATCGTTCCTCCACGATTTGACGGACGATCTGGCGCAGACGGAGGTCTCTTCGAAGGCGGAGCAGCCGATTTTGAACGTCATCGCTTCGATGGCCTGCCACGGCGCGATCCGGGCGAACCAGCCGCTGACCCCGCCGGAGATCGAGGCGCTCCTGAAAGATTATTTCGAGATGAAGACCCCGCCGACCTGTCCGCACGGCCGGCCGATTCTCCTCCGATATCCCCTGTTAGAACTGGAAAAACTCTTCCGAAGAAAATAA
- a CDS encoding glycosyltransferase: protein MRKQRLIVVGTLANNPYAGMAWMHMQIAVGLRRLGHEVYYFETTSQWPYDPLRQMHVNDSDYAAPYLTRVAEAFGMKGRWAYRRSYSDKGWLGMARAEAETLLAEADAVLNVAGATKFAEEGLKVGRLVYFGTDPVGDEIAVSHGERKWLLEEHDDFVTYGEKIGDPDCPIPPLPRLRARTRQPVLLDLWEGAPPPGEAYTTVANWRQRGEIEFCGEVYYWSKDREFLKFIDLPRRIAPPVEIALGLAGLDAESRSLLETKGWRLADAHAFTLDPWRYRDYLWASRGEFTVAKDQNVRLRSGWFSERSACYLAAGRPVITQDTGFGDRLPTGEGLFAFNTLEEIVAAVEAIESDYPRHARAAREIAKEYFSAERVLEALLRALGLS, encoded by the coding sequence GTGAGGAAACAGCGTCTCATCGTGGTCGGAACGCTGGCCAACAATCCCTATGCCGGCATGGCCTGGATGCACATGCAGATCGCGGTCGGCCTGCGCCGCCTGGGCCACGAAGTCTACTATTTCGAGACGACCTCGCAGTGGCCGTATGATCCGCTCCGTCAAATGCACGTGAACGATTCCGACTACGCGGCCCCGTACCTGACGCGGGTGGCGGAGGCGTTTGGGATGAAGGGGCGGTGGGCCTATCGCCGCAGCTACTCGGACAAAGGGTGGCTCGGGATGGCGCGGGCCGAGGCGGAGACCCTTTTGGCCGAAGCCGACGCCGTGCTGAATGTGGCGGGGGCGACGAAGTTCGCGGAAGAGGGGCTGAAGGTCGGCCGGCTCGTCTATTTCGGAACCGATCCGGTCGGCGATGAAATTGCGGTCTCTCATGGAGAGAGAAAATGGCTTTTGGAAGAACACGACGACTTCGTCACCTACGGCGAGAAGATCGGAGATCCCGACTGCCCGATCCCGCCCCTCCCACGGCTTCGCGCCCGGACCCGCCAGCCGGTCCTTCTCGACCTCTGGGAAGGGGCCCCTCCCCCCGGCGAGGCGTATACTACGGTGGCGAACTGGCGGCAGCGGGGCGAAATCGAATTTTGCGGCGAGGTCTACTACTGGAGCAAAGACCGCGAATTCCTGAAGTTCATCGACCTTCCCCGCCGGATCGCCCCGCCGGTCGAAATCGCGCTCGGCCTCGCCGGTCTCGACGCCGAGAGCCGCTCGCTCCTTGAAACAAAAGGATGGCGGCTGGCCGACGCGCACGCGTTCACCCTCGATCCCTGGCGCTATCGGGACTACCTCTGGGCTTCCCGGGGGGAGTTTACCGTCGCCAAGGACCAGAACGTCCGGCTTCGGAGCGGCTGGTTCAGCGAGCGGAGCGCCTGTTATCTCGCCGCCGGCCGTCCGGTGATCACGCAAGACACCGGCTTCGGAGACCGCCTCCCGACCGGGGAGGGGCTCTTCGCCTTCAACACCCTCGAGGAGATCGTCGCCGCGGTGGAGGCGATCGAATCGGACTATCCGCGGCACGCCCGCGCGGCGCGTGAAATCGCGAAAGAGTATTTCAGCGCGGAGCGCGTTTTGGAAGCGCTTCTCCGGGCACTGGGGCTGTCATGA
- a CDS encoding ABC transporter ATP-binding protein yields MRRLRSTDLKLYGRILGQARPAWPLLVLILIVELLASPLFLLTPFPLKIAVDNVIGGAPLPRFIDLLLPDWSSATPLRLLGTVAVLQIVIVLLGQAQELATYFLKTYTGEALTLRLRSALFRHAQRLSLAFHDAKGTADSIYRIQYDAPSIQWVTIHGAIPLLTSIVTLVSMILITAQIDRSLALIALAVSPFLFLLSLEYNRRMRADYHEVRGLESNALKVIQEVLTAVRVVKAFGQEAREEGRFSKESGAGMRARLRLTLAEGLFGLVINLVIAAGTAAVLFIGARHVLSGRLTLGELLIVITYLTQLYGPLRSIIRQAATVQSSLAGAQRAFELIDELPEVTERPDARPLRRAGGAVAFREVSFAYDPDHPILQKISFAIEPGMRVGVVGKTGAGKTTLISLLMRFYDPTEGEIALDGVDLRDYRLADLRSQFAIVLQEPVLFSTRIAENIAYARPDAGREEIVAAAQAAHADDFITRLPEGYDTLVGERGMRLSGGERQRISLARAFLKNAPLLILDEPTSSVDTETEAEIMEAMGRLMQGRTTFLISHRPSTLRHCDLLLVIERGRLVYLHSDPAEYVAAASRFGEPKIPLKEEMP; encoded by the coding sequence ATGAGACGGCTCCGATCGACCGATCTGAAGCTTTATGGAAGAATTCTCGGTCAGGCCCGCCCGGCTTGGCCCCTTCTCGTCTTGATTCTCATCGTCGAACTCCTCGCCTCTCCCCTCTTTCTTCTGACCCCCTTTCCGCTGAAGATCGCCGTCGACAATGTCATCGGCGGGGCCCCGCTTCCCCGGTTTATCGACCTCCTTCTCCCCGATTGGTCCTCCGCGACGCCGCTGCGCCTCCTCGGGACCGTCGCCGTCCTGCAAATCGTCATCGTCCTTCTCGGCCAAGCGCAGGAGCTGGCGACCTATTTTTTAAAGACCTATACCGGCGAAGCGCTCACCCTCCGCCTCCGATCGGCCCTCTTTCGCCATGCCCAGCGCCTCTCGCTCGCCTTCCATGATGCGAAGGGAACCGCCGATTCAATTTACCGAATCCAATACGACGCCCCCTCGATCCAGTGGGTCACGATTCATGGCGCCATCCCGCTCCTCACTTCGATCGTCACCTTGGTTTCGATGATCCTCATTACCGCCCAAATCGACCGATCGCTGGCGCTCATCGCCCTGGCCGTCTCCCCTTTTCTCTTTCTCCTCTCCCTGGAATACAATCGCCGAATGCGCGCCGACTATCACGAGGTCCGAGGGCTGGAGAGCAACGCTTTGAAGGTCATTCAAGAGGTCCTCACCGCCGTCCGGGTCGTGAAGGCCTTCGGGCAGGAGGCGCGGGAAGAGGGACGCTTCTCGAAAGAATCGGGGGCCGGAATGAGGGCGCGGCTTCGGCTCACCTTGGCGGAAGGGCTCTTTGGACTGGTGATCAACTTGGTCATCGCGGCGGGAACCGCGGCGGTCCTCTTTATCGGCGCCCGGCATGTGTTGTCGGGGCGGCTGACGCTGGGGGAGCTGTTGATCGTGATCACCTATCTGACGCAACTCTACGGCCCGCTGCGGTCGATCATCCGGCAGGCGGCGACGGTCCAATCGTCGCTCGCCGGCGCGCAGCGCGCCTTTGAGTTGATCGATGAGCTTCCCGAGGTGACCGAGCGCCCCGACGCCCGCCCCCTCCGCCGGGCCGGCGGAGCGGTGGCCTTCCGCGAGGTCTCCTTCGCGTACGATCCGGACCATCCGATCCTGCAAAAGATCTCCTTTGCCATCGAACCGGGGATGCGGGTCGGGGTGGTCGGCAAAACCGGCGCCGGCAAGACGACCTTGATCAGCCTGCTGATGCGATTCTACGATCCGACCGAGGGAGAAATCGCGCTCGACGGCGTCGATCTGCGCGACTATCGATTGGCCGACCTGCGCAGCCAGTTCGCGATCGTGCTGCAGGAGCCGGTCCTCTTCTCGACCCGCATCGCGGAGAACATCGCCTATGCTCGTCCCGACGCCGGACGGGAAGAGATCGTCGCCGCCGCCCAAGCGGCCCATGCCGACGACTTCATCACCCGCCTCCCCGAGGGGTACGACACCCTGGTCGGCGAGCGGGGGATGCGTCTTTCGGGAGGGGAGCGGCAGCGGATCTCGCTCGCCCGCGCTTTTCTGAAAAATGCGCCGCTGCTGATCTTGGATGAGCCGACCAGCTCCGTCGACACCGAGACGGAGGCCGAGATCATGGAGGCGATGGGGCGCCTGATGCAGGGACGGACCACTTTCTTGATTTCGCACCGGCCGAGCACCCTGCGGCATTGCGATCTGCTCCTCGTGATCGAACGGGGACGGTTGGTTTATCTCCATTCCGATCCCGCCGAGTATGTCGCCGCGGCGTCGCGTTTCGGCGAGCCGAAGATCCCCCTGAAAGAGGAAATGCCGTGA
- a CDS encoding glycosyltransferase — translation MMPEIKTFHPPKTGAQIAHRIVPADSRFQRPTIKGKFLYVGDEKWSLRGVTYGTFRPQGPRQEEYSPDRAEADFALMAANGINAVRTYTVPPRWLLDSALRHGLRVMVGLPWEQHVAFLDEFDRPTQIEKRLRSGVAGCAGHPALLCYSIGNEIPAPIVRWHGPARVERYLERLYLAAREEDPGALVTYVNYPTTEYLQLPFLDLVCFNVYLESQTALDAYLARLQNIAGERPLIMAEIGLDSRRNGEENQARTLDWQIRTTFAAGCAGAFIFSWTDEWHRGGYEIEDWDFGLTTRERKPKQALAAVGKAFAEIPFPPDLPWPMISVVVCSYNGAGTIRDCFEGLLRLDYPSFEVIVVDDGSTDETAAITKEFGFQLIRTENRGLASARNTGLAAAQGEIVAYIDDDAYPDPHWLTYLASTFMRTTHVGVGGPNLPPPGDGPIAECVANAPGGPVHVLLSDQEAEHIPGCNMAFRKSALLEVGGCDPQFRAAGDDVDLCWRLQQRGGTLGFSPAAMVWHHRRNSVVRYWKQQQGYGKAEALLARKWPEKYNAAGHLTWAGRLYGRGWTAPLGRWRARIYHGTWGSAPFQSLYEPHPTTLASLPLMPEWFFLIFFLGGLSLLSPLWSPLRAAIPLFLLAVGIPILQAWLSAGRALFHGAPRGATRLKLRTITASLHLMQPLARLIGRLRHGLSPWRRPDDGGSQVGKEAGGRDGWLLPFRRKAVSWSETWKSAESRLGALEAALKESGATPHLRCGGDFDRWDLELRGGLLGTARLQMVIEEHGGGRQLVRYRLQPGIRSEGGILLILALLLSAAAAGDGAWIPAGLFGAATLFLFWRTIREWGRGLSAFLAAIERTEEERCSR, via the coding sequence ATGATGCCTGAGATCAAGACCTTTCACCCCCCGAAAACCGGCGCCCAGATCGCTCACCGGATCGTTCCGGCCGATTCCCGGTTTCAGCGGCCGACGATCAAAGGAAAATTCCTTTATGTCGGAGACGAGAAGTGGTCTCTGCGCGGCGTGACCTACGGCACCTTCCGCCCACAGGGGCCGCGGCAAGAAGAGTACTCTCCCGATCGGGCCGAGGCCGATTTCGCCCTCATGGCTGCGAACGGGATCAATGCGGTCCGGACCTATACGGTTCCTCCCCGCTGGCTTCTCGATTCGGCGCTGCGGCATGGCCTGCGGGTGATGGTCGGCCTCCCCTGGGAACAACATGTCGCCTTCCTCGATGAGTTCGACCGGCCCACGCAGATCGAAAAACGTCTCCGTTCCGGTGTGGCCGGCTGCGCAGGGCATCCGGCGCTCCTTTGTTATTCCATCGGCAATGAGATCCCGGCGCCGATCGTCCGCTGGCATGGCCCCGCCCGGGTGGAGCGTTATCTGGAGCGGCTCTACCTCGCGGCCAGGGAGGAAGATCCCGGGGCGCTGGTCACCTATGTCAACTATCCCACGACCGAATATCTTCAGCTCCCGTTTCTCGATCTGGTCTGCTTCAATGTCTACCTCGAATCACAGACCGCTCTCGATGCCTATCTGGCCCGCCTCCAGAATATCGCGGGGGAGCGGCCGCTGATCATGGCCGAGATCGGCCTCGACAGCCGCCGCAACGGGGAGGAAAATCAGGCGCGGACCCTCGACTGGCAGATCCGGACCACCTTTGCCGCCGGCTGCGCCGGCGCCTTCATCTTCTCCTGGACCGATGAGTGGCACCGCGGCGGATATGAAATCGAAGATTGGGATTTCGGCCTGACCACCCGGGAGAGAAAGCCGAAGCAAGCTTTGGCCGCCGTCGGAAAGGCCTTCGCGGAGATCCCCTTCCCGCCCGATCTCCCCTGGCCGATGATCTCCGTAGTCGTCTGCAGCTATAACGGCGCCGGAACGATCCGCGATTGCTTCGAAGGGCTCCTACGCCTCGACTATCCGAGCTTCGAAGTGATCGTCGTCGATGACGGCTCCACCGACGAAACGGCCGCCATTACAAAAGAGTTCGGCTTCCAGTTGATCCGGACGGAAAACCGCGGCTTGGCAAGCGCCCGGAACACCGGCCTCGCGGCGGCACAGGGGGAGATCGTCGCCTATATCGATGACGACGCCTACCCCGATCCCCATTGGCTCACCTACCTCGCCTCTACCTTTATGCGGACAACCCATGTCGGGGTGGGGGGACCGAATCTCCCCCCGCCGGGGGATGGACCGATCGCCGAATGCGTCGCCAACGCGCCGGGCGGCCCGGTGCATGTCCTTCTCTCCGATCAGGAGGCGGAGCATATTCCGGGGTGCAACATGGCGTTTCGGAAATCGGCCCTGCTGGAAGTCGGCGGCTGCGATCCCCAATTTCGCGCCGCGGGAGATGACGTCGATCTCTGCTGGCGGCTGCAGCAGCGGGGGGGGACCCTCGGCTTCAGCCCCGCGGCGATGGTCTGGCATCATCGCCGCAACTCCGTGGTTCGTTATTGGAAACAGCAACAGGGGTACGGCAAGGCGGAGGCGCTCCTTGCGCGAAAGTGGCCGGAAAAATATAACGCCGCCGGTCATCTGACCTGGGCCGGACGCCTCTACGGAAGGGGCTGGACCGCGCCGCTCGGCCGATGGCGCGCCCGGATCTACCACGGCACCTGGGGAAGCGCCCCGTTCCAATCGCTGTATGAGCCCCACCCCACCACCCTGGCGTCGCTTCCGCTGATGCCGGAGTGGTTCTTCCTGATCTTTTTCTTGGGCGGGCTCTCTTTGCTGAGTCCCCTCTGGAGCCCGCTTCGGGCGGCCATTCCCCTCTTTCTTCTGGCGGTCGGCATCCCGATCCTCCAGGCCTGGTTGAGCGCCGGGCGGGCGCTCTTTCACGGCGCCCCTCGTGGCGCAACCCGGCTCAAACTGCGGACGATCACCGCCTCGCTTCATCTGATGCAGCCGCTGGCGCGTCTGATCGGCCGGCTGCGCCACGGCCTCTCCCCCTGGCGGCGTCCGGACGACGGGGGCAGCCAAGTCGGTAAAGAGGCCGGGGGTCGAGACGGGTGGCTCCTCCCTTTTCGCCGGAAGGCGGTCTCCTGGAGTGAAACCTGGAAATCGGCCGAATCGCGACTCGGCGCCCTGGAGGCGGCCTTGAAAGAAAGCGGCGCGACACCCCATCTTAGATGCGGCGGGGACTTCGATCGGTGGGACCTGGAGCTGCGGGGGGGGCTTCTGGGGACCGCCCGGCTGCAAATGGTGATCGAAGAGCATGGCGGGGGAAGACAGCTCGTTCGTTACCGTCTCCAACCCGGAATCCGATCGGAAGGGGGAATTCTCCTGATCCTGGCGCTCCTCCTCTCCGCCGCCGCGGCGGGAGACGGGGCCTGGATCCCCGCGGGCCTCTTCGGCGCAGCGACCCTTTTCCTCTTCTGGCGGACGATCCGGGAATGGGGCCGGGGGCTCTCGGCCTTTCTCGCCGCCATCGAGCGAACCGAGGAGGAGCGCTGTAGCAGATGA